A stretch of Myroides oncorhynchi DNA encodes these proteins:
- a CDS encoding helix-turn-helix transcriptional regulator: protein MMENYLYILILAAAVTLNGISYFINSRLVSRRKSQQILDKFLLFFITHCVLATLVRFCFEDEVFIYLGMPFGLFYAPFFYCSFRALQLEMKEGEDIESDEVNVIKSSFIHFLPGILFFVAYFLSLFYFETLDVKFLINYYFIAYLILGVQLILYSIFGYLTISKLNVVKHIRLLVLRIIWIMIFVGIVSIGLVVYNAIPNNDGNVLYLGILCLAMTMFFYYLDRLKYEEVLISHGGIIVEQKTEEVEVIEQNKYEKSKFTSEFSHEYKTKIEKVIIKDQLYLKPTCSLEMVEKLTKVQKHHLSQFFSTEYGKHFNAYINELRIDFAKNTLIERNYNVSVNELGEESGFNSRTSFFRAFKKYVGVSPSEYIENQQGQNDKQQ from the coding sequence ATGATGGAGAATTATTTATACATACTTATACTGGCTGCTGCTGTAACACTTAATGGAATATCTTATTTTATAAATAGCAGATTAGTTAGTAGACGTAAATCACAGCAGATTTTAGATAAGTTTTTACTTTTTTTTATAACACATTGTGTTTTAGCTACCCTGGTGCGATTTTGTTTTGAGGATGAAGTGTTTATTTATTTAGGTATGCCATTTGGATTGTTTTATGCTCCTTTTTTTTACTGTAGTTTTAGAGCACTTCAGTTAGAAATGAAGGAAGGGGAAGATATTGAAAGTGATGAGGTTAATGTTATTAAGAGTTCTTTTATTCATTTTTTACCTGGAATACTTTTTTTCGTAGCTTACTTTTTATCTCTTTTTTATTTTGAAACTCTAGATGTAAAGTTTTTAATAAATTATTATTTTATTGCATATTTAATTCTTGGAGTACAATTAATTCTATATTCAATATTTGGATATTTAACTATTAGTAAACTCAATGTTGTAAAACATATACGTTTGTTAGTATTGCGTATTATCTGGATAATGATTTTTGTAGGGATTGTGTCTATAGGGTTAGTGGTGTATAATGCTATACCTAATAATGATGGTAATGTTCTTTATCTAGGTATTTTATGTTTAGCCATGACGATGTTCTTTTATTATTTAGATAGATTAAAATACGAGGAAGTATTAATTAGTCATGGAGGAATAATAGTTGAACAAAAAACTGAAGAAGTTGAAGTCATTGAACAAAATAAATATGAGAAATCTAAATTCACTAGTGAATTTAGTCATGAATATAAAACTAAGATTGAAAAAGTTATTATTAAAGATCAGCTTTATTTAAAACCTACCTGTTCTTTAGAGATGGTAGAAAAATTAACGAAAGTTCAGAAGCACCATCTATCTCAATTTTTTTCTACAGAATATGGCAAGCATTTTAATGCCTATATCAATGAATTGAGAATTGATTTTGCAAAAAACACACTAATCGAACGAAATTATAATGTTTCTGTAAACGAATTGGGAGAGGAATCAGGATTTAATTCGAGGACTTCGTTTTTTAGAGCATTTAAGAAATATGTAGGAGTTTCTCCTTCAGAGTATATTGAGAATCAACAAGGTCAGAACGACAAGCAACAATAA
- a CDS encoding helix-turn-helix domain-containing protein, protein MKLLSSPYNVENDRAIFEKVVALSILLILLQFVTEFSTTVLTTGYFILPIIYVLVKYDRTQVNILQKSTIHFIVTLTITLLAFNVNEILYETLNIVYLLTYVISIYHHVNKHLIVEKVSHEIYNFIGLYCFYILAGSGVCIFYLVMDLIGNKYEVASQFVLGGFDFFAIVFCILTLVVSRSHSKILMETTTTKSKVTRETTPVVYEKSNEHIRNIIEYFEQSDTILELGFDLDQLAKDLNLSKQQVSEIINQDMNSSFYQLLAMYRIDHAKSLIGNNKNLTIEAIVDECGFSSKSTFNKYFKYYVGQTPSMYRNAVV, encoded by the coding sequence ATGAAATTATTAAGTAGTCCTTATAATGTTGAAAATGACAGAGCTATCTTTGAAAAGGTAGTTGCTCTTAGTATATTATTGATATTATTACAATTTGTAACTGAGTTTTCTACAACAGTTCTAACTACAGGTTATTTTATTCTTCCTATTATTTATGTATTGGTTAAGTACGATCGTACTCAAGTAAACATTCTTCAAAAAAGTACTATTCATTTTATAGTTACTCTGACTATTACACTTTTAGCTTTTAATGTAAATGAGATACTCTATGAAACTTTAAATATAGTTTATTTACTAACCTATGTTATATCAATTTATCATCATGTAAACAAGCATTTGATTGTAGAGAAAGTTAGTCATGAGATATACAATTTTATAGGACTTTATTGTTTTTATATTTTAGCAGGTAGTGGAGTTTGTATTTTTTATTTAGTAATGGATTTGATAGGTAATAAGTATGAAGTAGCTAGTCAATTTGTTTTAGGAGGATTCGATTTTTTTGCAATTGTTTTCTGTATTTTAACCTTAGTGGTTAGTAGAAGTCACAGTAAAATATTAATGGAGACAACTACAACGAAATCTAAAGTTACAAGAGAAACAACTCCAGTTGTATATGAAAAGAGTAATGAACATATTAGAAATATTATTGAGTACTTCGAACAGTCTGATACGATTTTAGAACTAGGGTTTGATTTAGATCAATTAGCAAAAGATTTAAATTTAAGTAAACAGCAAGTATCAGAGATTATTAATCAAGATATGAATAGTAGTTTTTATCAACTATTGGCAATGTATAGAATTGATCATGCAAAGTCATTAATTGGTAATAATAAAAATCTTACAATAGAAGCTATTGTTGATGAGTGTGGTTTTAGTAGTAAATCTACATTCAATAAGTATTTTAAATATTATGTAGGGCAAACTCCCTCTATGTATAGAAATGCAGTGGTATAA
- a CDS encoding tetratricopeptide repeat protein, producing the protein MTQVQDKRIDEIKELYDQLVTGDKLSNIDEEEKVEVYNKNQDLSEQILSIIEEILREDSLNKDALFWKIRIYNGPHYEDVSMMMSTAEEIIEKLSDDKKSVFSAFDWLAWIYEAKLELKEKAIEILHDKLIEISLLKEEFSLKDREFGETYYMIAYLYRELENYSTAISFYKLACEHYPDHYYATYQGGNLLLERGEYEEAYLLLNSFYIFHGNEYSVGYAKDIEKLYKEGKLEGKWDLISLMYHVGIDYPEEFGAKSTREYGMRFINIIDGELLVNPDNLAVLRMKIRYYLVVEKNSKKAFDTLEKYYSIVRVINSSIFFTYYELAKKYKVELEDYPIECDGFYGYNLLTRFLERAGELKGDDNDKALEYYKYAKRIGELVLEQQEAYFERGEGSKVSNNAHGYAMLCNNLGIVFRNLITLTDGNYKSEEGRLAMLLHRRGYGLSPFVENLENGLYIAELVAEFDEKVYFAKELLTYHEEFSKDWMSTQRSILKSWIAIDNYDECEAYYYDLKKRFEIRGIEDEDIVSEMIYLAADFFTYIRYKRNEFEKAIEKTEEFFSNPMYFDLVEEVAQVNYWFSLAWSYHSLNNREEANKYFDLIIETYDGNTRYQNTVDEVPQEYRLPIEEREAYQRMLAFVNKENIEIKEYSLIDDSSNILYLDKIVDFIVGSGDFSVEGWISDNCHLKVNPRGLREDAKEVIYDTSLDFYFKEENYTIRFNIDEREEKISKFMGLMSKKVWVKKMFTYYYFYSDGEDTSNTYDVYGSGKNAEYDKVAEELWNAWVSKIMSLRKVLL; encoded by the coding sequence ATGACGCAAGTACAAGATAAACGAATTGACGAAATAAAAGAGTTATATGACCAATTGGTTACAGGAGATAAATTATCCAATATAGATGAGGAAGAAAAAGTAGAAGTCTATAATAAAAATCAAGATCTCTCGGAGCAAATACTGTCAATTATAGAAGAAATATTAAGAGAAGACTCTCTTAATAAAGATGCTCTATTTTGGAAAATACGAATCTATAATGGCCCTCATTATGAAGATGTATCAATGATGATGTCTACAGCAGAAGAAATAATAGAGAAGCTAAGTGATGATAAAAAGTCAGTGTTCAGTGCCTTTGATTGGTTAGCGTGGATTTATGAAGCTAAGCTTGAATTAAAAGAAAAAGCAATAGAGATATTACATGACAAGTTAATCGAGATATCTCTACTTAAAGAAGAGTTTAGTTTAAAAGATCGCGAGTTTGGAGAGACTTACTATATGATTGCCTATTTATATCGTGAGTTAGAAAATTATAGTACAGCTATTTCATTTTATAAACTAGCTTGCGAGCATTATCCAGATCATTATTATGCTACGTATCAAGGAGGAAATTTATTATTAGAAAGAGGAGAATATGAAGAAGCTTATCTACTGTTAAACTCGTTCTATATTTTTCACGGTAATGAGTATAGTGTTGGTTATGCTAAGGATATAGAGAAGTTATATAAAGAAGGCAAGTTAGAAGGTAAATGGGATTTAATCTCTTTAATGTATCATGTGGGGATAGATTATCCAGAAGAATTTGGAGCTAAGAGTACACGCGAATATGGAATGCGATTTATCAATATTATAGATGGAGAATTACTAGTTAATCCTGATAACTTAGCTGTACTACGTATGAAAATACGCTATTATTTAGTGGTAGAGAAGAATTCTAAGAAGGCATTTGATACTTTAGAGAAATATTATTCTATAGTAAGGGTCATTAATAGTTCTATATTCTTTACTTATTATGAATTAGCAAAGAAGTATAAAGTAGAATTAGAAGATTACCCAATCGAATGTGATGGATTCTATGGTTATAATTTGCTGACTCGCTTTTTGGAACGTGCAGGTGAGTTAAAAGGAGATGATAATGATAAGGCGTTGGAGTACTATAAGTATGCGAAACGCATAGGAGAACTTGTTCTTGAGCAGCAAGAAGCTTATTTTGAAAGAGGAGAAGGAAGTAAGGTGAGTAATAATGCGCATGGTTATGCTATGTTGTGTAATAATTTAGGAATCGTTTTTCGAAATCTCATCACATTAACAGATGGGAATTATAAGAGTGAGGAGGGAAGATTAGCGATGTTATTACATAGAAGAGGATATGGGTTATCTCCGTTTGTCGAGAACTTAGAGAATGGATTATATATAGCAGAGTTAGTAGCAGAGTTTGATGAGAAAGTCTATTTCGCAAAGGAGTTATTAACGTATCATGAGGAGTTTAGCAAAGACTGGATGTCTACCCAAAGGAGTATATTAAAGAGCTGGATAGCAATTGATAATTACGATGAATGCGAGGCATACTATTACGATCTTAAAAAGCGATTTGAGATTAGAGGTATTGAGGATGAGGATATTGTATCAGAGATGATATATCTAGCAGCAGACTTCTTCACATACATTCGATATAAGCGCAATGAGTTTGAAAAGGCAATAGAAAAAACAGAAGAGTTCTTTAGCAATCCTATGTATTTTGACCTAGTGGAAGAAGTAGCACAAGTTAATTATTGGTTTAGTTTAGCCTGGTCATATCACAGTTTAAATAATCGAGAAGAAGCCAATAAGTACTTTGATTTAATAATCGAAACTTACGATGGAAATACTCGTTATCAGAACACAGTCGATGAGGTGCCGCAAGAGTATAGATTACCTATAGAGGAAAGAGAAGCATATCAACGTATGCTTGCTTTTGTGAATAAGGAAAATATAGAGATTAAAGAATACTCATTAATCGACGACTCTTCTAATATACTTTATTTAGATAAAATAGTTGATTTTATAGTAGGTAGTGGTGATTTCAGTGTAGAAGGATGGATATCGGATAACTGTCATTTAAAAGTAAATCCTAGAGGTCTTAGAGAAGATGCTAAAGAGGTGATTTATGATACTTCATTAGATTTTTACTTTAAAGAGGAGAATTATACTATCCGTTTTAATATTGATGAGAGAGAAGAAAAGATCAGTAAGTTTATGGGATTGATGTCTAAAAAAGTTTGGGTAAAAAAAATGTTTACTTACTACTATTTTTATAGTGATGGAGAGGATACTTCTAATACTTATGACGTATATGGTAGTGGCAAGAATGCTGAGTATGATAAAGTAGCAGAGGAACTATGGAATGCTTGGGTTAGCAAGATAATGAGTCTAAGAAAAGTTTTACTATAA
- a CDS encoding lysophospholipid acyltransferase family protein has translation MGLFKRNPFGHILFLKKWIIRVFGFATHQRFRGFNSLQIEGSEVLRNLPDKHVLFISNHQTYFADVVAMYHVFNASLKGRDDSIRNIFYIWKPKLNIYYVAAAETMKSGWLPRILAYVGAVTVDRTWRSKGKELEERREVNQDQVENIKVALDDGWVITFPQGTTRSFKPIRKGTAHIIKNYKPIVVPIVIDGFRRSFDKKGLHLKKKGILQSMVIKEPLEIDYENDTIEQIVEKVEMAIEQHPSFLKVIPEEFIEEQKELNHKRTYSYYKKDER, from the coding sequence ATGGGATTGTTTAAAAGAAATCCATTTGGACATATTCTTTTTTTAAAGAAGTGGATAATAAGAGTGTTTGGTTTTGCTACGCATCAACGCTTTCGAGGATTTAATAGTTTACAAATAGAAGGGTCCGAAGTATTGAGAAATCTTCCGGATAAACATGTACTGTTTATTTCCAATCATCAGACTTATTTTGCAGATGTAGTGGCAATGTATCATGTGTTTAATGCAAGTCTTAAAGGGCGTGATGATTCTATTCGAAATATATTTTATATCTGGAAACCTAAATTGAATATATATTATGTTGCAGCAGCAGAGACAATGAAGTCTGGCTGGTTACCGCGTATTTTAGCATATGTCGGAGCTGTGACAGTAGATAGAACATGGAGAAGTAAAGGGAAAGAATTAGAGGAACGAAGAGAGGTTAATCAAGATCAAGTAGAAAATATAAAAGTAGCTTTAGACGATGGTTGGGTAATTACTTTTCCACAAGGAACAACTAGGTCTTTTAAACCTATACGAAAGGGAACAGCACATATAATTAAGAACTACAAACCCATAGTAGTTCCAATCGTTATAGATGGATTTAGACGCTCTTTTGACAAAAAAGGTCTCCATCTTAAGAAAAAAGGAATTCTTCAGTCTATGGTCATAAAAGAACCTTTAGAAATAGATTATGAGAATGATACGATAGAACAAATCGTAGAAAAGGTAGAGATGGCTATAGAACAGCATCCTTCATTTTTAAAAGTTATTCCTGAAGAATTTATAGAAGAACAAAAGGAACTTAATCATAAAAGGACATATTCATATTATAAAAAAGACGAACGATAG
- a CDS encoding NUDIX hydrolase, which translates to MTFDSLLHKIPEIKSVNLLGMEAQQLMVPAERRPYLIVEDFVNRNPRYSAVMMLLYPKGIDTSLLLIERSNGGGVHAGQVGFPGGKYEQEDQTLEVTALRETGEEVGIGAENIEVLKAFTQVYIPPSNFIVQPYLGIMNCTPNLQLSEHEVASIIEMPLSTLLDDSIVKQVGLQTSYANYINVPAYVFNDFTIWGATAMMLSELKEMLKEVFR; encoded by the coding sequence ATGACTTTTGATTCTCTTTTACATAAAATACCTGAAATTAAAAGTGTTAATCTATTAGGAATGGAGGCTCAGCAGTTAATGGTACCTGCAGAAAGAAGGCCTTATCTGATAGTAGAGGACTTTGTGAATAGAAATCCAAGATATTCAGCTGTCATGATGTTGTTATATCCTAAAGGTATTGATACCTCATTGTTGTTGATTGAACGAAGTAATGGGGGAGGAGTACATGCTGGTCAAGTGGGATTCCCAGGAGGGAAATACGAACAAGAAGATCAAACTTTAGAAGTGACAGCTCTTAGAGAAACTGGGGAAGAAGTAGGGATAGGTGCAGAAAATATAGAGGTGTTAAAAGCTTTTACCCAAGTGTATATTCCCCCTAGTAATTTTATTGTTCAACCCTATTTAGGTATAATGAATTGTACACCTAATTTGCAATTGAGCGAACATGAAGTGGCTAGTATTATTGAAATGCCACTTAGTACGTTACTAGATGATAGTATTGTAAAACAAGTTGGATTACAGACTAGTTATGCTAATTATATTAATGTACCTGCTTATGTGTTTAATGATTTTACTATTTGGGGGGCAACAGCGATGATGTTAAGTGAATTAAAAGAAATGTTGAAAGAAGTTTTTAGATAA
- a CDS encoding DUF4268 domain-containing protein, producing the protein MYSKEEALQIKKEFWITFADEYPRKWLLHNTKIKDFAFKFYADNKKAQVLLDIEHKDEERRKIYFEKIESLKTILLEEYLPEAIFERNYYLENGKLISRIWIEQPNVCINNKKTWNEIYDFFNEKMGLFELFFYEHEDYIRDLEINT; encoded by the coding sequence ATGTATAGCAAAGAAGAAGCACTACAAATAAAAAAAGAGTTCTGGATTACTTTTGCCGATGAATATCCTCGTAAATGGTTATTACACAACACCAAAATTAAAGACTTTGCTTTTAAATTTTATGCAGATAATAAAAAAGCGCAAGTTCTTCTAGATATCGAGCACAAAGATGAGGAAAGAAGAAAAATATACTTCGAAAAAATAGAATCTTTAAAAACTATTCTTTTAGAAGAGTATCTGCCAGAAGCTATTTTTGAAAGAAATTACTATTTAGAAAATGGAAAACTTATCAGCCGTATTTGGATAGAACAACCCAATGTTTGTATCAATAACAAAAAGACATGGAATGAAATATATGACTTTTTCAACGAAAAAATGGGACTATTCGAACTGTTTTTCTACGAACATGAAGATTATATTAGAGATTTAGAAATAAACACGTAA
- a CDS encoding GlmU family protein, producing MNYILFDGDVRGALLPFTFTRPVADIRVGILTIREKWESYLRFTTTTLTEEYLSAKYPMIEVENNVMINAAYLPNQEVVDFIKGLQPMQAVVYNEDIVAFYTQDTQEEVDFDNYELLHCESELMKIEHKWDIFQKNDAAIRADFAHITEDRISEDIPKSVNVVNPENIFIEEGAKLDFVTLNASTGPIYIGKNAEIMEGSVIRGPFALCEEAQVKLGTKVYGATTVGPHCRVGGEVSNSVLFGYSNKGHDGFLGNSVLGEWCNLGADTNNSNLKNNYSSVKIWSYETQSYENTGLQFCGLMMGDHSKSGINTMFNTGTVVGVGCSIFGGGFPKTFLPSFTWGGSDSSETYKIEKALETMKIVMARRHVDLTTVDEEIMHNVAAETEIYRFQQQLKKY from the coding sequence ATGAACTATATTTTATTTGATGGAGATGTAAGAGGAGCATTATTGCCATTTACTTTTACTCGACCAGTTGCTGATATTCGCGTTGGGATATTAACTATCCGCGAGAAATGGGAGAGCTATTTGCGCTTTACTACAACTACGCTTACAGAGGAATATCTATCTGCTAAATATCCAATGATAGAGGTAGAGAATAATGTCATGATTAATGCTGCTTATCTACCTAACCAAGAGGTGGTAGATTTTATCAAAGGACTACAGCCTATGCAGGCAGTAGTATATAATGAGGATATAGTAGCGTTCTATACTCAAGATACACAAGAAGAAGTAGATTTTGATAACTATGAGTTACTTCATTGTGAAAGCGAGTTGATGAAGATAGAGCACAAGTGGGATATATTCCAAAAGAATGATGCTGCTATCCGTGCTGACTTCGCTCATATCACAGAAGATAGAATCTCTGAGGACATCCCTAAAAGTGTGAATGTAGTCAATCCTGAGAACATATTTATCGAAGAGGGGGCTAAGTTAGATTTTGTTACTTTAAATGCTTCTACAGGTCCTATTTACATCGGTAAGAATGCTGAGATAATGGAAGGATCTGTTATACGTGGACCTTTTGCGTTATGTGAAGAGGCTCAAGTAAAATTAGGAACTAAAGTATATGGTGCTACTACTGTAGGACCACACTGTAGAGTAGGTGGTGAAGTAAGTAATTCGGTGCTATTTGGTTATTCTAATAAAGGGCATGATGGTTTCTTAGGAAACTCAGTGTTAGGAGAGTGGTGTAATTTAGGCGCAGATACAAATAACTCCAACCTAAAAAACAATTATAGTTCTGTAAAAATATGGAGTTATGAGACTCAATCATATGAAAATACAGGTTTACAATTCTGTGGATTAATGATGGGAGATCATAGTAAGAGTGGGATTAATACAATGTTTAATACAGGTACTGTAGTAGGAGTAGGCTGTAGTATATTCGGTGGAGGATTTCCTAAAACATTTTTACCTAGTTTTACGTGGGGAGGAAGTGACTCTTCAGAAACGTATAAAATTGAGAAAGCTTTAGAGACCATGAAAATTGTAATGGCAAGACGTCATGTAGACTTGACTACTGTAGATGAGGAGATTATGCATAATGTAGCCGCAGAAACTGAGATATATAGATTTCAACAACAATTGAAAAAATATTAG
- a CDS encoding type B 50S ribosomal protein L31 — protein sequence MRKGIHPENYRLVAFKDMSNEDVFITKSTVDTKETIEVDGVEYPVFKMEISRTSHPFYTGKSKLIDTAGRIDKFKTKYAKFSK from the coding sequence ATGAGAAAAGGTATTCACCCAGAAAATTACAGATTAGTAGCGTTTAAAGATATGTCTAATGAAGACGTATTCATCACAAAATCAACAGTAGATACAAAAGAAACTATCGAAGTTGACGGAGTAGAATACCCAGTGTTTAAAATGGAGATCTCTCGTACATCTCACCCATTCTACACAGGTAAATCTAAACTTATCGATACTGCAGGACGTATTGACAAATTCAAAACTAAATACGCTAAATTCTCTAAATAA
- a CDS encoding DUF695 domain-containing protein, with protein sequence MSESNMSIRIIEVDDFKATGVVDVSYANFKEKNTYPYAFIIELSLVDIEGDYPTWEENERLEEIQSNIIDIIRKTQTDIHYIGHVTRRGARDIFYYLASENVDGEAIGAYCDTIEDTRDIHIELEEDKNWEIVSGLIY encoded by the coding sequence ATGAGTGAAAGTAATATGAGTATCCGTATAATAGAAGTAGATGATTTTAAGGCGACAGGTGTTGTAGATGTATCCTATGCTAATTTTAAAGAGAAGAATACCTATCCTTATGCATTTATTATAGAGTTATCCTTAGTGGATATAGAAGGAGACTATCCTACATGGGAAGAAAATGAACGCCTTGAAGAGATTCAAAGTAATATTATTGATATTATTAGAAAAACTCAGACAGATATACACTATATAGGTCATGTGACTCGCCGAGGAGCTAGGGATATATTTTATTATTTGGCAAGTGAGAATGTTGATGGGGAAGCTATTGGTGCATATTGTGATACGATAGAAGATACACGAGATATTCATATAGAGTTAGAAGAAGACAAGAACTGGGAGATAGTATCAGGGCTCATTTATTAA
- a CDS encoding S28 family serine protease, which translates to MFKKFITLVFLLITVFAVAHPDQKKLEQALYNLKNVTFKQLESKDDAYLLYELKVRQLVDHTDPTKGYFYQKVHFYHRDFDHPMIMETNGYDLYVRASEMVNYLQSNYLNIEHRFFGESIPEGKPWQFLTMEQVTADLHEINLLFKEIYTQKWISTGISKGGQTSIYYKYFYPNDVDVAIPYVAPFNQALEEPRIYPFLENVGDKKCRAQIHDIQVKLFENKAQIIEKLKWYAKGARLTFDYLGSIDKAFEYAVLEYSFGFWQSGHQCATIPNTKDINLLTEHFLSVSNIDFFSDQTIKRYESHYYQSGTQLGYYGYDITPFKKYVSFKTNPLATFMPQGTSYDSFNDALIQKVKTWLENDANNILYVYGGTDTWSASMVVPSDKVNSKSYVLPNKDHGQARVKNMTPEMRNEFFSTLEKMTGLKPVK; encoded by the coding sequence ATGTTTAAAAAATTTATCACACTTGTATTCTTATTGATTACAGTATTTGCAGTAGCACACCCTGATCAAAAAAAATTAGAACAGGCATTGTACAATCTAAAGAATGTAACATTCAAACAATTAGAATCTAAAGACGACGCTTATCTCCTTTATGAATTAAAAGTTAGACAACTCGTTGACCACACAGATCCTACTAAAGGGTACTTCTACCAGAAAGTACACTTCTACCACAGAGATTTTGACCACCCAATGATTATGGAAACGAACGGTTATGATCTTTATGTAAGGGCTAGTGAAATGGTAAATTACTTACAAAGTAACTACCTAAACATCGAGCACCGTTTCTTTGGTGAATCTATCCCTGAAGGGAAACCTTGGCAATTCTTAACGATGGAACAAGTGACCGCTGACCTACATGAAATCAATCTATTGTTTAAAGAAATTTATACCCAAAAATGGATTAGTACAGGAATCAGTAAAGGTGGACAGACAAGTATATACTATAAATACTTCTATCCTAATGATGTAGATGTTGCTATTCCTTATGTTGCTCCATTTAATCAAGCTTTAGAAGAGCCACGTATTTACCCTTTCTTAGAAAATGTAGGAGATAAAAAATGTAGAGCTCAAATTCATGATATTCAAGTAAAGTTATTTGAGAATAAAGCGCAAATAATCGAAAAACTAAAGTGGTATGCTAAAGGTGCTAGACTTACTTTTGACTATCTAGGTTCTATAGATAAAGCATTCGAATATGCCGTATTAGAATATAGTTTCGGCTTTTGGCAAAGTGGCCATCAGTGTGCTACTATTCCTAACACAAAAGATATAAATCTACTGACAGAACATTTTTTAAGTGTTAGTAACATTGATTTCTTTAGCGATCAAACGATCAAACGTTACGAATCACATTATTATCAATCTGGAACACAGTTAGGGTATTACGGATACGATATTACTCCCTTCAAAAAATACGTTAGCTTTAAAACTAACCCTCTAGCGACATTTATGCCTCAAGGAACTTCTTATGACAGCTTTAATGATGCTCTTATCCAAAAGGTAAAAACATGGCTAGAGAACGATGCCAATAACATCCTATATGTATATGGAGGTACAGATACATGGAGCGCTTCTATGGTAGTTCCAAGTGATAAAGTAAACTCTAAATCTTATGTCCTACCTAATAAAGACCACGGACAAGCTCGAGTGAAGAATATGACTCCAGAAATGAGAAACGAATTCTTTTCTACTCTAGAAAAAATGACAGGACTAAAACCTGTTAAGTAG
- a CDS encoding DUF4199 domain-containing protein: protein MKNQLNKVGVTFGIILAVYYLLFNCIIFFTDKTLFANTFAGFFNIGIMVILGVVTIYTARKKAGGYVTFREAFTPYFIAIVIGITANYLIYNILFNIVDPSAKDVLNNALYDMLVKTLDGSGLPLEQINEQLEKAREIQQFAPKSQLFLWAGSILRNSILGILLAAIFKNKSEFTPSHTEINHDVDTDFNKDHK from the coding sequence ATGAAAAACCAATTAAATAAAGTAGGTGTTACTTTCGGAATAATATTAGCAGTGTATTATCTATTGTTTAACTGTATCATATTCTTTACCGATAAAACATTATTCGCCAACACCTTCGCTGGTTTTTTCAATATCGGTATTATGGTTATTCTTGGTGTTGTAACAATCTATACTGCGCGAAAAAAAGCAGGTGGATACGTTACCTTTAGAGAAGCATTTACTCCCTACTTTATCGCAATAGTAATAGGAATAACAGCTAACTATCTTATATATAATATTTTATTTAACATAGTAGATCCTTCTGCTAAAGATGTACTAAACAACGCATTATATGACATGCTAGTGAAGACATTAGATGGCTCTGGATTACCCTTAGAGCAAATCAACGAACAACTAGAAAAAGCGAGAGAAATTCAACAGTTTGCTCCTAAATCTCAATTATTCTTATGGGCAGGTAGTATCTTGAGAAACTCAATATTAGGAATATTATTAGCTGCTATATTTAAAAACAAATCAGAGTTTACCCCATCTCACACAGAGATTAATCACGATGTAGACACTGACTTTAACAAAGATCACAAATAA